From the genome of Eucalyptus grandis isolate ANBG69807.140 chromosome 2, ASM1654582v1, whole genome shotgun sequence, one region includes:
- the LOC104423750 gene encoding early light-induced protein 1, chloroplastic yields MASTILMHSVPVSPRTVVDISSRKSVVRGLFPANHSPRLAPRGGLHVRCMAEESKPDLNPSSKLKSKVSTDFTNVFAFSGPAPERINGRLAMIGFVAAIAVELSKGQDLSAQISGGGIPWFIGTSILLSVASLVPLLQGVTAESKSDGLMTSDAELWNGRFAMLGLVALAFTEYVKGGILV; encoded by the exons ATGGCCTCAACAATCCTGATGCACTCGGTCCCTGTGAGTCCTAGGACCGTAGTCGACATTAGTTCCAGGAAATCTGTTGTGAGAGGGCTCTTCCCTGCCAACCATAGTCCTAGATTGGCTCCTCGAGGTGGCTTGCATGTGAGGTGTATGGCCGAG GAGAGCAAGCCGGATCTGAACCCATCCtcgaaattgaaatcaaag GTTAGCACCGACTTCACAAATGTGTTTGCATTCAGTGGGCCGGCGCCAGAGAGGATCAATGGCAGACTCGCAATGATAGGCTTTGTGGCAGCCATTGCGGTCGAACTGTCTAAAGGCCAGGACTTGTCTGCTCAGATCAGTGGTGGTGGTATCCCGTGGTTCATAGGGACGAGCATTCTGCTCTCGGTTGCATCTCTTGTTCCGCTGCTTCAAGGAGTCACAGCCGAGTCAAAGTCTGACGGGTTGATGACTTCTGATGCTGAGTTGTGGAACGGAAGGTTTGCAATGTTGGGACTAGTTGCGTTGGCCTTCACTGAATATGTTAAGGGAGGAATACTTGTGTAG